One genomic window of Meles meles chromosome 15, mMelMel3.1 paternal haplotype, whole genome shotgun sequence includes the following:
- the ITPRIPL1 gene encoding inositol 1,4,5-trisphosphate receptor-interacting protein-like 1 — MALISLVFLAVMYVVHHPLMVSDRMDLDTLARSRQLEKRMSEEMRQLEIEFEERKRAAERKQKAENFWRGDTSSDQLVLGKKDMGWPFQANGQEGPLSWMLGNLWNAGLFCLFLIFELLRQNMQHEPAFDSSSDEEEEEVRVVPVASYNWLTDFPSREALDSFYKHYVQNVTRDLPCTCEFVESFVDDLIEACRVLSRREAQPQLEDCLGIGAAFEKWGTIHETQKFDILVPIIPPQGTMFVLEMRDPALCCRCGCVLVESECVCKREKLLGDVLCLVHHHRDHSAILSKCSNSIKAALCTDSHLDVCKTVQWFRNMVGNAWALVAHKYDFKLSLPPSTNSCKLRLDYRSGRFLSIRLVLGVQREDTLVYLVSQAPDQEPLTSVDWPESFAACEHLFLKLVGRFAPENTCHLKCLQIIISLRDLQNLPQGASHPILTPYHFKTALMHLLLRLPLTDWQHGMLSQRLQDILWFLGRGLQQRSLHHFLIGNTFLPLTIPIPKTFRNAEPVNLFQHLVLNPTAHSQAVEEFHNLLTQVKKLPCAPLAEAH, encoded by the coding sequence ATGGCTCTGATAAGCCTCGTGTTCCTGGCAGTCATGTATGTAGTTCACCACCCCTTGATGGTCAGTGACCGGATGGACCTAGACACACTAGCCAGAAGTCGGCAGCTGGAGAAGCGGATGAGCGAGGAGATGCGCCAGTTGGAGATAGAGTTTGAAGAGAGAAAGCGAGCCGCTGAAcggaagcagaaggcagagaactTCTGGAGAGGAGACACTTCCAGTGACCAGTTAGTGCTAGGGAAGAAAGACATGGGATGGCCATTCCAGGCCAATGGCCAGGAGGGGCCGCTGAGCTGGATGCTGGGAAACCTGTGGAATGCTGGCCTCTTTTGCCTTTTTCTCATCTTTGAGCTCCTGCGACAGAACATGCAGCATGAGCCGGCCTTTGATTCCAGCAgcgacgaggaggaggaggaagtccGTGTTGTGCCTGTCGCCTCCTACAACTGGCTCACTGACTTCCCCTCACGGGAGGCCCTGGATTCCTTTTACAAACACTACGTCCAGAATGTCACCCGTGACCTGCCCTGCACCTGTGAGTTCGTGGAGAGCTTCGTGGACGACCTCATCGAGGCCTGTCGGGTGCTCAGCCGCCGGGAGGCTCAGCCACAGCTGGAGGACTGCCTGGGCATCGGGGCGGCCTTTGAGAAATGGGGAACCATCCACGAGACCCAGAAATTTGATATTCTGGTACCCATCATTCCTCCGCAGGGCACTATGTTCGTGCTGGAGATGAGGGATCCGGCCCTCTGCTGCCGCTGCGGCTGTGTGCTCGTGGAGTCGGAATGTGTGTGCAAACGCGAGAAGCTTCTGGGGGACGTGCTGTGCCTGGTGCACCACCACAGGGATCACTCGGCCATCTTGAGCAAGTGCAGCAACTCCATCAAGGCAGCTCTCTGCACGGACTCCCACCTGGACGTGTGCAAGACCGTACAGTGGTTCCGGAACATGGTGGGCAATGCCTGGGCCCTTGTGGCCCACAAGTATGACTTCAAGCTCAGCCTCCCACCGTCCACCAACTCCTGCAAGCTCAGGCTGGACTACCGCTCAGGCCGCTTTCTCTCCATCCGCCTGGTCCTGGGGGTGCAACGAGAAGACACCCTGGTCTATCTGGTGAGTCAGGCTCCTGACCAGGAACCGCTCACCAGTGTGGACTGGCCCGAGTCCTTTGCAGCCTGTGAACATTTGTTCCTGAAGCTGGTCGGGCGTTTTGCTCCAGAGAACACCTGTCACCTCAAGTGCCTCCAGATCATCATAAGTCTGCGGGACCTTCAGAACTTACCCCAGGGAGCATCCCACCCCATCCTTACCCCTTACCACTTCAAAACAGCCCTCATGCACCTGCTGCTGCGGCTGCCTCTGACGGACTGGCAACACGGCATGCTGTCCCAGCGGCTGCAGGACATCCTCTGGTTCCTCGGCCGGGGCCTCCAGCAAAGGTCCCTCCACCATTTCCTCATTGGCAACACCTTCCTGCCCCTGACCATCCCGATCCCCAAGACGTTTCGGAATGCTGAGCCCGTCAATCTCTTCCAGCATCTGGTGCTAAACCCCACGGCACACTCGCAGGCAGTGGAAGAATTCCACAACCTTCTGACCCAAGTGAAAAAGCTGCCCTGTGCCCCATTGGCGGAGGCACATTAA